A single genomic interval of Nocardioides nitrophenolicus harbors:
- a CDS encoding aldo/keto reductase family protein — MEIRNLGASGLRISAIAYGNWITHGSQVEEDGALACVRRALDEGITTFDTADVYANTAAETVLGRALAGERREGLEIFTKVFWPTGPGRHNDHGLSRKHILESIDGSLRRLGTDYVDLYQAHRYDHETPLEETMLAFADVVRSGKALYIGVSEWRAEEIRAAAELARELRVPLVSNQPQYSMLWRVIESEVVPACEELGIGQIVWSPIAQGVLTGKYLPGQAPPAGSRATDEKGGANDISRWLRDDVLERVQLLRPIAEESGLSLAQLAVAWVLQNDNVSAAIIGASRPDQVTENVKAAGVRLDADTLAAIDRALDGVVTTDPSLTRSPRRSEILG, encoded by the coding sequence ATGGAGATTCGCAACCTCGGGGCGAGTGGCCTCCGCATCTCGGCCATCGCCTACGGCAACTGGATCACCCACGGCTCCCAGGTCGAGGAGGACGGCGCGCTGGCCTGCGTCCGCCGGGCGCTGGACGAGGGGATCACCACCTTCGACACCGCCGACGTCTATGCCAACACCGCCGCCGAGACCGTCCTCGGGCGGGCGCTGGCCGGCGAGCGGCGCGAGGGCCTGGAGATCTTCACCAAGGTCTTCTGGCCGACCGGGCCCGGCAGGCACAACGACCACGGCCTCTCGCGCAAGCACATCCTGGAGTCGATCGACGGCTCGCTGCGCCGCCTCGGCACCGACTACGTCGACCTCTACCAGGCCCACCGCTACGACCACGAGACGCCGCTCGAGGAGACCATGCTGGCGTTCGCGGACGTCGTCCGGTCGGGAAAGGCCCTCTACATCGGCGTCTCGGAGTGGCGCGCCGAGGAGATCCGCGCCGCCGCCGAGCTGGCTCGTGAGCTGCGGGTGCCGCTGGTGTCCAACCAGCCGCAGTACTCCATGCTCTGGCGGGTCATCGAGTCCGAGGTGGTTCCGGCCTGCGAGGAGCTCGGCATCGGCCAGATCGTCTGGTCGCCGATCGCGCAGGGCGTGCTCACCGGCAAGTACCTGCCCGGCCAGGCGCCGCCAGCCGGCTCGCGGGCCACCGACGAGAAGGGCGGGGCCAACGACATCAGCCGCTGGCTGCGCGACGACGTGCTCGAGCGGGTCCAGCTGCTGCGCCCGATCGCCGAGGAGTCCGGGCTCTCGTTGGCCCAGTTGGCGGTCGCCTGGGTGCTCCAGAACGACAACGTCTCGGCCGCGATCATCGGCGCCAGCCGACCCGACCAGGTGACCGAGAACGTCAAGGCCGCCGGCGTCCGCCTCGACGCCGACACGCTCGCCGCGATCGACCGGGCGCTGGACGGCGTCGTCACCACCGATCCCTCGCTCACCCGCTCGCCGCGGCGCTCCGAGATCCTGGGCTGA
- a CDS encoding GNAT family N-acetyltransferase: MVVSDVSVRVAWPADATGIAAVQLRAWQQRYANGPAVDAPTLAEAWRQSLSRPPEARHRALVALAGDQVVGFALTGPSPDPDADPATDGELAEFTVDPDATRAGHGSRLLQAGADTLGADGFTRAVCWVDTTDDVLRAFLTSAGWAADGASRELADESGTTVKQVRLHTALA, encoded by the coding sequence ATGGTCGTTTCCGACGTCTCCGTCCGGGTCGCCTGGCCCGCCGACGCCACCGGGATCGCGGCGGTCCAGCTGCGCGCCTGGCAGCAGCGGTACGCCAACGGTCCGGCCGTCGACGCCCCGACCCTCGCCGAGGCCTGGCGCCAGTCCCTCTCCCGGCCCCCGGAGGCCCGGCACCGCGCACTGGTCGCGCTGGCCGGCGACCAGGTGGTCGGCTTCGCCCTGACCGGTCCGAGCCCGGACCCCGACGCCGACCCCGCCACCGACGGCGAGCTGGCCGAGTTCACCGTCGACCCCGACGCCACCCGGGCCGGCCACGGCTCGCGGCTGCTGCAGGCCGGCGCCGACACCCTGGGCGCCGACGGCTTCACCCGCGCCGTGTGCTGGGTGGACACCACCGACGACGTGCTCCGGGCGTTCCTGACCAGCGCCGGCTGGGCGGCCGACGGCGCGAGCCGCGAGCTCGCCGACGAGTCCGGTACGACGGTCAAGCAGGTCCGGCTGCACACCGCCCTGGCCTAG